Below is a window of Halobaculum lipolyticum DNA.
GAGCACCGGCGCCGTGTCGAGGAGGTTCACGCCGACCGCGCTGGCGAGGCGGTTGTCGCAGCGCCCGCAGACGTGCTCGACCGCGACGTCCTGCCCCGGCATCGAGGTGTCGGTCGTGACGGTCGTCTCCATCCGGCCCATGCACTCCGGGCAGACGCCGTCGGCGGCGAGACAGTAGTGGTGGCGGACGTGGTGGTGGAACGCGTCGAGGAACTCCGCGGGCGTCCGGTCGGCCAGCCCCCCCGGCGGGAACGGGTAGTTCACCGGCGTCCGCCCGCAGTCGGTGCAGGCGATCGTGAGGCGCTCGTTCGCGTAGCGCGCCTCCAGGTCGCCCCCGCACTCGTAGCAGTCGCCCGGCGCGTCGAACGGTCCCACCTCGCTCCGGCCGGTGAACGTCCCCGCGAACACCGACCGCACCACCTTCCAGCCGGGCGTGCGGAACTCGTACCCCTCGACGCAGTCGTCTGTGGCGCCCCCGGACGACCCGTCCGCAGTCGACCCGTCGGGGTCCGCCGGGTCGCACTCCACCTTGCGGACGAAGTGGTCGAGCAGTTGCTTCAGGTGGTAGTTGAAGTGGGCGCTGTCGTCGAGGTCGACGCGGTCGTACAGCTCCGAGAACTGGATCGGCGTCCCGTCGTCGCGTTCGATCGTCGCCCCGTGGAGCGCCTGCAGGATGTCGATGCGGGTCTCGTTGCCGAGGAGGGCGAACGCCTCGGCCGGCGCGAGGTCCGCGTCGTCGGCGTGGTCGACGGCGTCGTCGACGGATCGGCTCATACTCCCACGTGTGTCGCCGCGGGGCAAAGTCGTTGGGTCGGCGGGGATCCGCGCTCAGTCGAACGACAGCCGGACGGCCTCGTCGTCGCCGCCGACGGTCGCGCCCGCCTGCTCGGCGAAGGCGTCGCGGAGCCGTTCCCACGTGTCGTCGAGCGCCTCGACGATCACCTTCGTGTCCGAGATCACGGGCATGAAGTTCGTGTCTCCCGCCCACCGCGGGACGACGTGGGTGTGGAGGTGGTCGTCGATGGACCCGCCCGCGGCGGCGCCGCCGAGGTTCATCCCGGCGTTGAGACCGCTCGGCCCGAGCGCGTCGTCGACGGCCCGCATCGTCCGCTGTTTCAGCCGGGCGTGGTCGAGCAGGGTCGCCTCGTCGAGGGCGGCGTACTCCGCCTCGTGGACGTTCGGGATGACCATGACGTGGCCCGGGTTGTACGGGTAGTTGTTGAGGAGGACGAACGACCTCGCCGAACGGGCGACGATCCGCGAGTCGCGGTCGACGTCGCGCTCGGGCAGCACGCAGAAGGGGCAGCCGTCGATCGACTCCCCGTCGCCGTCGCGTTCGACCCACTCGATCCGCCACGGCGCGAACACCTGATCCATACCCGGCGCTCGCCGCGGCGACTCTTGAACCCCCGGCGTCGCGGCGTGTCGCCGCCGTGTCGCTGCGGCGACCGACCGCGGCGACCGACCGCGACCGAACCGGTCGTCGGCCGCCCGGAACGGCCCGCCTCACGGTAGGCAAACGCTTATCAGCAACGTAGTACCTTTATCGGGGTTAGCGTTGTAGACGGGGGTGCATGGCGACCCAACCCTCCGATCCCGACCACGTCGTCGAGCGCTGTGTCGACTGTG
It encodes the following:
- a CDS encoding winged helix-turn-helix domain-containing protein translates to MSRSVDDAVDHADDADLAPAEAFALLGNETRIDILQALHGATIERDDGTPIQFSELYDRVDLDDSAHFNYHLKQLLDHFVRKVECDPADPDGSTADGSSGGATDDCVEGYEFRTPGWKVVRSVFAGTFTGRSEVGPFDAPGDCYECGGDLEARYANERLTIACTDCGRTPVNYPFPPGGLADRTPAEFLDAFHHHVRHHYCLAADGVCPECMGRMETTVTTDTSMPGQDVAVEHVCGRCDNRLASAVGVNLLDTAPVLTFFADRGVDLTTDPFWTHPWTVSDVYTTVVTTDPLRVRLTLPCGDDAIGVTVDETLQVLDVETTDSDADGTDADRDATDSTA
- a CDS encoding HIT family protein — its product is MDQVFAPWRIEWVERDGDGESIDGCPFCVLPERDVDRDSRIVARSARSFVLLNNYPYNPGHVMVIPNVHEAEYAALDEATLLDHARLKQRTMRAVDDALGPSGLNAGMNLGGAAAGGSIDDHLHTHVVPRWAGDTNFMPVISDTKVIVEALDDTWERLRDAFAEQAGATVGGDDEAVRLSFD